The Pedobacter ginsengisoli region GGCAGAGTTCTTTAAACAGAAAAAGACGCAGCAGCGCTACCTCGCTCAGCAGGTAGCAGGCCTGCAGGTGTACCTCAGCTTTGCCAAACAAGGCTACAAGATCGTCCAGGATGGGGTCAGCACCATCAGTTCCTTAAAAAATGGAGACATTAATCTCCACAGGCTGCACTTTGCAAGGTTAAAGCATCCGGATGCCAAAATCAGAAACCTACCCCTTTTGACGGACATCGTACAACTCCATCATTATATACTAAACCTCAGCGCCAGGTACCTGAAAGAAGTCGCGCAGAAGGGGAATTTTTCTCCCGATGAGCGGTCCTACCAGCAAGAGGTCTTTCAGAAACTCCGTAGCTCCTGCGCGCAAACGATCCAAGAATACCAGCTGCTGGTCGCAGACAATCAGCTGGAGCTCAGCGATGATCAGCGGATCAGGCGGCTGAGGGACCTGCATCGCGAAATGCTGGTCCACCTGGATTTCTGTAAAAGCTTTGTTCAACAAGGCATGACTTTGAATAGTGAAAGAACCTCAGCATTAAGAAATGTCCATTTGGAGCTCCGGCTATACAATCTCAATCAGACATTATGAAAATCCTGCTCCTCATCTTCCTGTTTCAACTGAGCTGCTACTACAGTAAAGGGCAAAGCCAGGAAGTGCAGCAATTGCTGCTGAATATTGAAAAACTTAACCAGTTTAAAAAGATACTTAAGGACATGAAAAAAGGTTATACCCTCATCAGCACGGGCTACAATACAGTTAAAGACCTTTCCCAGGGGAATTTCAATTTGCATCAGGCCTTTTTAGATGGGTTGATGCAGGTCAGCCCGGCAGTGAGGAAGTATAAAAAGGTAGCCGATATCATTTCGGCTCAGCTCATCCTGGTCCGTCAGTATAAAGCCGCGTCCAGGCGTTTTCTCCATAGTGGCGATTTTCGTCCTGATGAGCTGCAGTATATCGCCAGAATCTATGACCGCCTCCTCCGGCAAAGTCTGGACAATCTGGATGACCTGCTGCTGGTGGTCACTGCCGGAAAGCTTCGCATGTCAGACCAGGAGCGGCTCAGTGCTATTGATCAGATCTATCTCGAACTGCAACAAAAACTAATTTTCATAAACAAATTCAACACCTCGACCAGCCTTCTTTCCTTGCAGCGTAGTGCAGCAGACAAAGACATTCACTCCAGCCGTGAGCTATATGGCATCCGGCCTTAAAACCTATCCAAATGAACAAAGCGACAAAACGATTGGCCCTATTATTTTTATTGCTGCTGCCTGCATTTTGCCAGGCACAGGGACTTGCCCAGGAAATGAACAGCCTGCATGAGGTACTGGATCAGCTGTACCTGGAAATGATGCCACTATGCAGTAAACTCATCGGCGTTGCCCAGGGTATTGCAGGTTTTGCGGCCCTTTGGTACATTGGCTCGAGGGTATGGAGACATATCGCCAATGCCGAAGCCATCAATTTCTATCCCCTGTTTCGCCCATTTGTACTGGGTTTCGCCATCATGATCTATCCTTTGGTGCTGAGCATGATCAATGGTATAATGAAACCTACGGTGACCGCTACCGCAGAGATGATGAACAGCTCCAATCAGGCGATCGCCAAGCTCCTTAAAGCAAAAGAAAGACAGGTTAAGGCAAGCGATGCCTGGAAGATGTATGTTGGATCTACAGGGGAGGGTGACCGGGACAAATGGTACAAATATACCTATGACAACCAGGATCCCGCGGCAGAAGGAATTTTAGATGGTCTTGGCAATGAAGTGCGCTTTGCCATGTCAAAGGCTTCTTATAATTTCAGGAATTCGGTAAAAGAATGGATGAGCGAAATCCTGCGCGTGGTATACGAGGCTGCCGCACTGTGCATCAACACGCTGAGAACTTTCAACCTTGTGGTCATGGCCATCCTGGGACCATTGGTATTCGGAATTGCAGTATTCGATGGGTTTCAAAATACGCTGAGCTCCTGGCTGGCACGTTACCTCAACATCTTTTTGTGGCTACCTGTTGCCAATATTTTTGGCAGCATCATCTCCAAGGTACAGGAAAAGATGCTCATCCTGGATATTGGGGAGATTCAACAAAACGGAGATACGCTGTTTAGCTCCACTGATACCGCTTACCTGATCTTCCTGTTGATTGGCATTGTAGGCTACTTCACCGTTCCTAGTGTCGCTGGTTACATTGTCAATGCCGGCGGTGCTGGTGCAATGACTCAGCAAATTACCAGCATGGTATCAGGGGCAGCGGCTGGCACAACTGCAATTGCCTCCGCAGGCGCCTCAAAAGCAGCCAGCGGGGTGCAGCACGTTGCCGGTGCAACGCTAGGTCTGGGCAGTGATCGGGGAACAGGAGGATCCCCGGAAAAAGGTAACAGTTACCTGCACGACAAAATACTTGGCACTTAATTAATCCCAGAGATATGTTTCAGCAAATAAAAAATATTGATACCGCTTTTCGGCAAGTCCGAATCTTTAGTCTGATCGTCATTTTCGCGAATGTAGCCTTCACCTGCTTCTATACTTACCGATCAGACCAGCGGGTATCTAAGGCCGAGGATCGCGTACTGATTTTACTCAATGGCAAAGTGGTCAGTGCCATGAGTTCCAACAGGAAAGACAACCTGGAAGTAGAGGCCAGAGACCATGTCGCCACCTTTCACCAGCTTTTTTTCGACCTCAGCCCTGACGACAAGGTCATTAAGGAGCAACTTAGTAAATCATTATATCTGGCTGATCAAAGCGCTAAGCGTGCCTATGACAACCTGGAGGAGAAAGGCTATTATGCAAGTCTGATTGCCGGAAATATCAGCCAATCATTACGGGTGGACAGCATTAAAATTGATACCAGAAGCTACCCTTACCCCTTTCGTTGCTATGCCACCCAGCAAATTATCCGTCAAACCAGTCAGCTTCGCAGAACACTAATTACTTCAGGCTATTTACGGGAGGTCATTCGCAGTGACAACAACCCGCATGGTTTTTTAATTGAGCGCTGGAATACATTGGAAAACAAGGATCTAGAGCCACAAAATCTGAGTGATGAAAAATAACAACCAAAGGCATGGCAAAGTCATGCTACAACAAGAGATGGTCAAAAACATCAGCAAGGTAATTCTAAAACTGCAAAACCATTGGGCCAGTGGGATGAATCAGGCATTCAATTATCTGCCGGCAAAAATGAAAATCGCCACATGGCTGCTTGCAGGTATTCTCCTGACTGCATGGAACATCGCGCGGCTGAGCAGCAAGGGGTCTAAGGATCACAGCATTCCCCCCATTTTAGCAAAAAGTGGCCGTATGCCTGCTACCCTGGCTTCAGACAGCCTAATCCTGATGGAAAAAATTTATGAATCACGTAAAAATCCACAAAGATGAATCAACAACTCAAATCCACTGAATTTCTTAACAAACGCAGGTTCTTTACTTTCCTGCCGGTTATTATTCTCCCATTTGCCACACTCCTGTTCGTACTTCTGGGCGGGGGAAAAGGTAACACCAACAATAAGGTCTCTGTTCCAGGTATCAATACTGAGCTGCCGGATGCCATAAATGACACAAAAAAGCAGCTCAACAAGATGAGCTTTTATGATCAGGCAACAGCTGATTCCAACCGGCTTGCCCAATTGTCCAATGACGGCCCTTATTCCGGTTCGTCCGGTCCAGAGACATTGGACCAGGGCGCCTTGTTCCCGACCAGATACCACCCCGAGCCGGATGAACGGCAGATCTATCAAAAACTGGAACAACTTGACAAAGTTCTAAATCAACCGGAGAAAAAAATGCCTGAGCCTACCTTCACAAGCAATCTGGTCCCTGCAACTGAAAGTGCGCTCCAGATCCAACAACTCAGTGGTATCATGGACACGATGGAAGCAGGAAAGCAAGCGGATCCTGAGCTCAGTCAGCTCCAACAAATACTGGAAAAGATTCAGGAGATCCAGCATCCTGAACTGCTTAAGGAAAATCCCAGGCCAATTTTGCCCGAAGACACGAAAAAAATACACGCCGCCATTCCTGCTGTCATTGCCAAAGATCAAAAGGTCACACAAGGTACTGTGGTAGCCCTCACCCTGTTGGATTCAGCAGTGTTAAATGGTCAACACATCCCTAAAGGGCACCAGGTGTATGGCAGTTGTCAGATCAGCAATCAACGGATCAGTCTGCACATTAAAAACATCGGTCTTGGTTATGCCATTATACCCGTTGACCTGCAGGTATATGATTTGAATGACAGCATGGAAGGGATTAATGCACCTGAAGCCACAACTACTGAGGTCCTTAAAGAAGGTTCAGACAATGCTATTCAAAGCCTTCAGCTCATGGAGACAGACCAAAATCTACGCAGTCAGATTGCAGGTGCTGGCATCAGTACAGCGAAGAGACTGTTTGGTAAAAAAATGAAGCAGCTCAAAGCCAAAGTCAAAGCCGGCTATCCGGTATTACTCAAAAACAATCAATCTTTTTAACCCATTTAAATCCAAAAATCATGAACAAAAAAAATGTAGAATTCCTAAAAGACCAAATCAAATACACCGGATTTGGCGAAGGCTATGAAAGCCAGCTAAATGAGAAAATCAGTAAAGATCTTAAAGAATTCCAATTGCTCAACCGTACAGAATTTGGCAATGATGTGGTCGTGTCCAGGTTAGATTTCAGCCGCTCAGAATCCGGTGACCTATACTTTTTCAACCGATATGAACTGAGCTTCAGACCGCAAAATTCTGAAATCCTACTGAAGCAAACCTTTCAGATAGGCAAGGACAGCAACATTACCCAGAAAGAAGCTTATAATTTACTGAATGGCAGGTCAGTATTCAAAGAGTACAGCAAAATGGAAAAGGATGTCATCCAGGACAAATACATTGCTACGGGTGAGAAATATAATGCCTGGACGCAACTGAATTTTAAGGAAACCGACAAGTATGGGAATTATAAATTCCAGATGTATGGAGACAATTATGGTTTTCAGCTGGAACAGGCACTGGAAAAATTGCCAGTTGCAGAACTTAGTGATGAAAAAACTAAGGAGCGTCTGATAC contains the following coding sequences:
- the traM gene encoding conjugative transposon protein TraM, coding for MNQQLKSTEFLNKRRFFTFLPVIILPFATLLFVLLGGGKGNTNNKVSVPGINTELPDAINDTKKQLNKMSFYDQATADSNRLAQLSNDGPYSGSSGPETLDQGALFPTRYHPEPDERQIYQKLEQLDKVLNQPEKKMPEPTFTSNLVPATESALQIQQLSGIMDTMEAGKQADPELSQLQQILEKIQEIQHPELLKENPRPILPEDTKKIHAAIPAVIAKDQKVTQGTVVALTLLDSAVLNGQHIPKGHQVYGSCQISNQRISLHIKNIGLGYAIIPVDLQVYDLNDSMEGINAPEATTTEVLKEGSDNAIQSLQLMETDQNLRSQIAGAGISTAKRLFGKKMKQLKAKVKAGYPVLLKNNQSF
- the traK gene encoding conjugative transposon protein TraK gives rise to the protein MFQQIKNIDTAFRQVRIFSLIVIFANVAFTCFYTYRSDQRVSKAEDRVLILLNGKVVSAMSSNRKDNLEVEARDHVATFHQLFFDLSPDDKVIKEQLSKSLYLADQSAKRAYDNLEEKGYYASLIAGNISQSLRVDSIKIDTRSYPYPFRCYATQQIIRQTSQLRRTLITSGYLREVIRSDNNPHGFLIERWNTLENKDLEPQNLSDEK
- the traJ gene encoding conjugative transposon protein TraJ, which codes for MNKATKRLALLFLLLLPAFCQAQGLAQEMNSLHEVLDQLYLEMMPLCSKLIGVAQGIAGFAALWYIGSRVWRHIANAEAINFYPLFRPFVLGFAIMIYPLVLSMINGIMKPTVTATAEMMNSSNQAIAKLLKAKERQVKASDAWKMYVGSTGEGDRDKWYKYTYDNQDPAAEGILDGLGNEVRFAMSKASYNFRNSVKEWMSEILRVVYEAAALCINTLRTFNLVVMAILGPLVFGIAVFDGFQNTLSSWLARYLNIFLWLPVANIFGSIISKVQEKMLILDIGEIQQNGDTLFSSTDTAYLIFLLIGIVGYFTVPSVAGYIVNAGGAGAMTQQITSMVSGAAAGTTAIASAGASKAASGVQHVAGATLGLGSDRGTGGSPEKGNSYLHDKILGT